In a genomic window of Prochlorococcus marinus subsp. marinus str. CCMP1375:
- a CDS encoding putative selenate ABC transporter substrate-binding protein, with translation MKFVLKNKATALLLILFSIFSIDQDKLSSEQLFISAIPDQYPEKLNRLYSLLAKELSDQLNVEVVYKPVINYQAAVSAFRTGDLDLVWFGGLTGVQARLQRPGSIVIAQRDIDAKFHSVFIANTNSGIKPISNIYELRQLKGRRFTFGSESSTSGRLMPQHYLTKANVKTTDFKGGRAGYSGSHDATIVLVQSGSYEAGVLNEQVWKENVSNGKADLKKVKTIWKTPAYADYHWLAQPNLDNKFRPGFTKSLTEKILNLNNQQPIQQEILKLFNATKFVKAYAYQYKDIESIGRELGKIR, from the coding sequence ATGAAATTTGTACTAAAAAATAAAGCAACTGCTCTCTTGCTAATTTTATTTAGTATCTTCTCAATTGACCAAGATAAATTATCTAGCGAACAACTCTTCATCAGTGCTATACCAGATCAATATCCAGAAAAACTTAATCGCTTATATTCACTTTTAGCAAAAGAATTGAGTGATCAACTAAATGTAGAAGTTGTATACAAGCCAGTAATCAACTACCAAGCAGCAGTAAGCGCCTTTAGAACAGGCGATTTGGATTTGGTGTGGTTTGGAGGCTTAACCGGAGTTCAAGCAAGACTTCAAAGACCTGGGTCAATCGTCATAGCTCAAAGAGATATAGATGCTAAGTTTCATAGTGTATTTATAGCTAATACAAACTCTGGAATAAAACCAATATCTAATATTTATGAGCTAAGACAATTAAAAGGTAGACGTTTTACATTTGGTTCCGAAAGTTCAACCTCTGGAAGGTTGATGCCTCAGCATTACTTAACTAAGGCCAATGTCAAAACAACTGATTTCAAGGGTGGAAGAGCTGGGTATAGCGGGAGTCATGATGCGACTATAGTGCTAGTACAAAGTGGTTCATACGAGGCAGGGGTTCTAAACGAACAAGTATGGAAAGAGAATGTAAGCAATGGAAAAGCTGATTTAAAGAAAGTTAAAACTATATGGAAAACTCCAGCATACGCAGATTACCACTGGCTGGCTCAACCTAATCTGGATAATAAATTTAGGCCAGGCTTTACTAAATCATTAACAGAGAAAATTCTTAATCTCAATAATCAACAACCAATACAACAAGAAATCCTAAAGTTATTTAATGCAACTAAATTTGTAAAGGCATATGCCTACCAATACAAAGATATTGAATCTATAGGGAGAGAACTTGGAAAGATCAGATGA
- a CDS encoding phosphonate ABC transporter ATP-binding protein, translating to MNTILALKNVDVGIEEKERLLTINLSINHGDKIALIGKSGSGKSTLIKVANGTLTPSKGEVLFKGTDITKLNRTQRSQIATLWQDLRLIDEISVGQNINTGALGRHSLFWSISNLVGLIEIQKCIACLEASQLSTKFINKRVSTLSSGQRRRVAIARLLRQESELVLADEPLADLDPNLSEIILNVLLKKRTSFEIKVADTCIISIHQPNLIKHFNRVVGIKEGRIIMDCACSNITSKHLNRLYD from the coding sequence ATGAACACTATACTTGCACTCAAGAATGTTGATGTTGGAATAGAAGAAAAAGAAAGACTTCTCACCATCAACCTTTCAATAAATCATGGTGATAAAATTGCATTGATAGGCAAGAGTGGCTCTGGCAAATCAACTCTAATAAAAGTAGCAAATGGAACATTAACTCCAAGCAAGGGAGAAGTACTCTTTAAAGGAACTGATATTACAAAATTAAATCGTACTCAAAGAAGTCAAATAGCTACACTATGGCAAGATCTAAGGCTAATAGACGAAATTTCAGTAGGACAAAACATAAATACAGGTGCTCTTGGTAGACATAGCTTGTTCTGGTCAATCTCAAATCTAGTTGGATTAATAGAAATCCAAAAATGTATTGCATGCTTAGAAGCTTCACAATTATCAACCAAATTTATCAACAAAAGAGTATCAACACTATCTTCTGGACAACGAAGACGCGTCGCTATTGCGAGACTTTTGCGTCAAGAATCAGAATTAGTTCTAGCAGATGAGCCATTAGCAGATTTAGATCCAAATCTTTCAGAAATTATTCTTAATGTGCTATTAAAAAAACGAACCTCTTTCGAGATCAAAGTAGCTGATACATGCATAATCAGCATACATCAGCCAAATCTAATTAAACATTTTAATCGTGTTGTTGGAATTAAAGAAGGGAGGATAATAATGGATTGTGCTTGTAGCAATATCACTTCTAAACATCTCAATAGATTATACGATTAA